One window from the genome of Anticarsia gemmatalis isolate Benzon Research Colony breed Stoneville strain chromosome 8, ilAntGemm2 primary, whole genome shotgun sequence encodes:
- the LOC142974894 gene encoding 28 kDa heat- and acid-stable phosphoprotein-like produces MPRGKFTNHKGRNRKFTSPEELEEQRKQEELKQKWRKEHGQEESSESESEEEKSGSGSSEDSDSDDDKPTKAKGVSGLIEVENPNRVVKKNKKLNNLDNLGEGEKPQLSRREREEIERQRAAAAYQKLHAEGKTEQARADLARLAIIRQQREEAAKRREAEKKAKDDVPKKR; encoded by the exons ATGCCACGCG GAAAGTTCACGAACCACAAGGGTAGAAATCGCAAGTTCACTAGCCCTGAAGAGCTAGAGGAGCAGCGAAAACAAGAGGAATTGAAACAGAA ATGGAGGAAAGAGCATGGCCAAGAGGAGTCAAGTGAGTCAGAATCTGAAGAAGAGAAGTCAGGGTCTGGTAGCAGTGAAGACAGTGACTCTGATGATGAT AAACCAACAAAAGCGAAGGGTGTCTCCGGTCTAATTGAAGTAGAAAATCCAAACCGTGTAGTTAAGAAGAATAAGAAACTAAACAACTTGGATAATTTAGGCGAAGGTGAAAAGCCCCAGTTGTCAAG GCGCGAAAGAGAAGAGATAGAAAGGCAGCGTGCGGCCGCGGCGTATCAAAAACTCCATGCGGAAGGCAAAACGGAGCAAGCCCGAGCTGACCTCGCGCGACTTGCCATCATCCGCCAACAACGAGAAGAGGCCGCTAAGCGCAGAGAGGCTGAGAAAAAGGCCAAGGATGATGTACCTaagaaaag GTAG